In Paraburkholderia caribensis, a single window of DNA contains:
- a CDS encoding mannose-1-phosphate guanylyltransferase/mannose-6-phosphate isomerase: MNVIAEAAAQDILDHETHLACVIQPVVLAGGSGTRLWPLSREQCPKQLIGLTGDESLLEATLRRTQGLRAPTHEHPAPHIVRTQPTLVVCSEELKLPTKERLERCACESRVVLEPAPRNTAPALTIAALAALGDAPHGEDPILVVMPADHLISDDAAFVDTLQQAIQHALRDAIVTLGVPPERAETGYGYIKTGLPADARGARSIERFVEKPAQETAEQYVASGEYWWNSGVFVMRASVWLAAITACQPDIAAACRASYEHASIASDGSLQLDRAAFAACPSDSIDYAVMEHIGDDPKLMGIIVPLTAGWSDVGAWDAVWDISEKDVSGNVARGRVLFEGSTDTYAHSEGRLVACVGVTGVVVVETADAVLVAAKDRVQDVKAIVNRLNAAKNTEAKVHRKVERPWGCYDSIDHGERFQVKRIVVKPGGRLSLQMHHHRAEHWIVVRGTARVTRGEETFLLTENQSTYIPLGTLHRLENPGKTPLELIEVQSGSYLGEDDIVRFDDQYGRTGV; the protein is encoded by the coding sequence ATGAACGTCATTGCAGAAGCGGCTGCACAGGATATCCTCGATCACGAAACCCACCTTGCCTGCGTCATCCAGCCCGTCGTGCTGGCGGGCGGGTCCGGGACACGCCTGTGGCCGCTGTCGCGCGAGCAATGCCCGAAACAGCTGATCGGTCTGACGGGCGACGAATCGCTGCTCGAAGCAACACTGCGCCGAACCCAGGGCTTGCGCGCGCCGACTCACGAGCATCCCGCGCCGCATATCGTCAGGACACAGCCGACGCTCGTCGTCTGCAGCGAGGAGCTGAAGCTGCCGACCAAAGAGCGGCTCGAGCGCTGCGCATGTGAATCCCGCGTCGTGCTGGAGCCAGCGCCGCGCAACACGGCACCCGCGCTGACGATCGCCGCACTGGCGGCGCTCGGGGATGCGCCGCACGGCGAAGACCCGATTCTCGTCGTGATGCCCGCCGATCATCTGATCAGCGACGACGCCGCCTTCGTCGACACGCTGCAGCAGGCCATCCAGCACGCGCTGCGCGATGCGATCGTCACGCTCGGCGTGCCGCCAGAGCGCGCGGAAACGGGCTACGGCTACATCAAGACCGGCCTGCCCGCCGACGCACGCGGCGCGCGCAGCATCGAGCGTTTTGTCGAAAAGCCCGCGCAGGAAACGGCGGAACAGTACGTCGCCTCGGGCGAATATTGGTGGAACAGCGGCGTGTTCGTGATGCGCGCATCGGTCTGGCTCGCGGCGATCACGGCGTGCCAGCCGGACATCGCGGCGGCATGCCGGGCGTCGTACGAACATGCGAGCATCGCGAGCGACGGCTCGCTGCAACTCGATCGCGCCGCATTCGCCGCCTGCCCGAGCGATTCGATCGACTACGCGGTGATGGAACACATCGGCGACGATCCGAAGCTGATGGGGATCATCGTGCCGCTGACGGCCGGCTGGTCCGATGTCGGCGCGTGGGACGCCGTCTGGGACATCAGCGAGAAGGATGTCTCAGGCAACGTCGCGCGCGGCCGCGTGCTGTTCGAAGGTTCGACGGATACCTATGCGCACTCGGAGGGACGGCTGGTCGCGTGTGTCGGCGTGACGGGCGTCGTGGTGGTCGAAACGGCCGACGCCGTGCTCGTCGCCGCGAAAGACCGCGTGCAGGACGTGAAGGCGATCGTGAACCGCCTGAACGCGGCGAAGAACACGGAAGCGAAGGTGCATCGGAAAGTCGAGCGGCCGTGGGGCTGCTACGACTCGATCGATCACGGCGAGCGCTTTCAGGTGAAACGTATTGTCGTGAAGCCGGGCGGGCGGTTGTCGCTGCAGATGCATCACCATCGCGCCGAACACTGGATCGTCGTGCGCGGCACCGCGCGCGTGACGCGCGGCGAGGAAACGTTCCTGCTGACGGAAAACCAGTCGACGTATATCCCGCTTGGCACCCTGCACCGGCTGGAGAATCCGGGCAAGACACCGCTCGAACTCATCGAGGTGCAATCGGGCAGTTATCTCGGTGAGGACGATATCGTGCGGTTTGACGATCAGTACGGGCGCACCGGAGTCTAG
- a CDS encoding methyl-accepting chemotaxis protein, whose amino-acid sequence MLKNITIRQGLTLVIGIFAAFLLIVIGVGWGALKFTNDGLQNVQQSSAAMNALTSSSEKLLQVRLSLGSYETLFSVGKDTDGLLAAAHKLLESSNEDFRVYMAGPFGSEEEGKLAQTVAQARAALVNQAIEPEHKALVDNDFNTFRTIQGETADRFYGVYAKAIDALKRAQDDNRQREAGKLSRRFTLSTGLFIAIGVATVVIGALARAGLSSAVVKPVNQTIRHFRSMAEGDLTTSVKVRSRNEMGQLLQALSQMRDGLVDTVSKVRGSTHSITLGANEIAAGNADLSSRTEQQAAALQETAASMEELSATVKQNTDNAKLASRLAQGALDTVVRGSDVVARVTQTMDGITASSRKVGEIIGIIEGIAFQTNILALNAAVEAARAGEQGRGFAVVASEVRALAQRSGAAAKEIRELIGDSTAQVAQGASLVADARKTMEEAMNSVQRVTGIMSEIEGAAHEQSDGIEQINKAIGQIDEVTQQNAALVEQAAAAAKTLEAQAVVLREAVAVFRVES is encoded by the coding sequence ATGCTCAAAAACATCACCATCCGGCAAGGACTGACGCTCGTCATCGGCATCTTCGCGGCTTTTCTCCTGATCGTGATCGGCGTCGGTTGGGGCGCGCTGAAATTCACCAACGATGGCCTGCAGAACGTGCAGCAGTCATCGGCGGCGATGAACGCGCTGACGTCGAGCTCGGAAAAACTCCTGCAGGTGCGCCTGTCGCTCGGCAGCTACGAGACGCTTTTCAGCGTCGGCAAGGACACGGACGGACTGCTCGCCGCCGCGCACAAGCTGCTGGAGTCGTCGAACGAGGATTTCCGCGTCTACATGGCGGGCCCCTTCGGCAGCGAAGAAGAGGGCAAGCTCGCCCAAACCGTGGCGCAGGCTCGCGCGGCACTCGTCAACCAGGCGATCGAGCCGGAGCACAAGGCGCTCGTCGACAACGACTTCAATACGTTCCGCACGATCCAGGGCGAGACGGCGGACCGCTTTTACGGTGTCTACGCAAAGGCGATCGACGCGCTCAAGCGCGCGCAGGACGATAACCGCCAGCGCGAGGCTGGCAAGTTGAGTCGGCGCTTCACACTCTCGACGGGTCTGTTCATCGCGATCGGCGTGGCCACCGTCGTAATCGGCGCGTTAGCGCGCGCGGGCCTGTCGTCGGCTGTCGTGAAGCCGGTGAACCAGACCATCCGCCACTTTCGCAGCATGGCGGAAGGCGACCTGACGACCTCGGTCAAGGTGCGCTCGCGCAACGAGATGGGCCAACTGCTGCAGGCGCTCTCGCAGATGCGTGACGGCCTCGTCGACACGGTGTCGAAAGTGCGCGGCAGTACCCATTCGATCACGCTCGGCGCCAACGAAATCGCCGCCGGCAACGCGGACCTGTCGAGCCGCACCGAACAGCAGGCCGCCGCCCTTCAGGAGACGGCGGCGAGCATGGAAGAGCTGTCGGCGACCGTCAAGCAGAACACCGACAACGCGAAGCTCGCAAGCCGCCTTGCGCAAGGCGCGCTCGACACGGTAGTGCGCGGCAGCGACGTGGTCGCGCGCGTGACGCAGACGATGGACGGCATCACCGCGTCGTCGCGCAAGGTGGGGGAGATCATCGGCATCATCGAAGGCATCGCGTTTCAGACCAACATCCTCGCGTTGAACGCAGCCGTCGAGGCGGCGCGCGCGGGCGAGCAGGGAAGAGGCTTTGCTGTGGTCGCATCGGAAGTGCGCGCGCTCGCGCAGCGCTCGGGCGCAGCAGCGAAGGAGATTCGCGAGCTGATCGGCGATTCGACGGCACAGGTTGCGCAGGGCGCGTCGCTGGTGGCCGACGCGCGCAAGACGATGGAAGAGGCGATGAACTCCGTGCAGCGCGTGACGGGCATCATGTCGGAGATCGAAGGTGCCGCGCACGAGCAGAGCGACGGCATCGAGCAGATCAACAAGGCGATCGGCCAGATCGACGAGGTGACACAGCAGAACGCGGCGCTCGTCGAGCAGGCAGCGGCGGCGGCGAAGACGCTCGAGGCGCAGGCTGTCGTGTTGCGGGAGGCGGTGGCGGTGTTCAGAGTCGAATCATAG
- a CDS encoding MraY family glycosyltransferase, whose amino-acid sequence MLSFALGFIVSLLVTLVIVRYAHLHETFADNDLAGVQKFHARPVPRIGGTGILVGLVASAIQLYGAYPAVSAGILGIVACGLPAFASGLIEDLTKKVSPLARLICTMVAAALAYFVLGIAVTRISVPPLDFLLSYAAISCAVTVLAVAALANAINIIDGFNGLASMVAFMMFASLAYVAFQVHDPIVLSASLIMMGAVMGFFIWNFPAGLIFLGDGGAYFIGFMLGELSIMLVMRNRDVSAWYPVLLFMYPIFETCFSIYRKKFIRGMSPGIPDGVHLHMLVYKRLMRWAVGSRTARELTRRNSLTSPYLWLLCLIAVIPATLFWRHTLHLFCFVVVFAATYVWLYMSIVRFKVPRWLVVRRHR is encoded by the coding sequence ATGCTCAGTTTCGCGCTCGGCTTCATCGTTTCACTACTGGTCACTCTCGTGATCGTGCGGTATGCGCATCTGCATGAAACGTTTGCGGACAACGATCTGGCCGGCGTGCAGAAATTCCACGCGCGGCCCGTGCCGCGGATCGGCGGAACGGGGATTCTGGTCGGGCTGGTCGCTTCGGCGATCCAGTTGTACGGCGCGTATCCGGCCGTTTCGGCGGGTATTCTCGGCATTGTCGCGTGCGGGCTTCCGGCGTTTGCCTCGGGTCTGATCGAAGACCTGACGAAAAAGGTGTCGCCTCTGGCCCGGTTGATCTGCACGATGGTCGCCGCAGCGCTCGCTTATTTCGTGCTGGGAATCGCCGTCACGCGCATCAGCGTGCCGCCACTCGATTTTCTGCTCTCGTATGCGGCCATTTCCTGCGCGGTGACGGTGCTGGCAGTCGCGGCGCTCGCCAATGCGATTAATATCATCGACGGCTTCAACGGGCTGGCGTCGATGGTCGCGTTCATGATGTTCGCGTCGCTGGCGTATGTGGCGTTTCAGGTCCATGACCCGATCGTGCTGTCGGCATCGCTCATCATGATGGGCGCGGTAATGGGCTTCTTTATCTGGAACTTCCCCGCCGGGCTGATCTTTCTCGGCGACGGCGGAGCGTACTTCATCGGTTTCATGCTCGGCGAACTGTCGATCATGCTCGTGATGCGCAATCGCGATGTGTCGGCGTGGTATCCCGTGCTGCTGTTTATGTATCCGATCTTCGAGACTTGCTTCTCTATCTACCGGAAGAAGTTTATTCGCGGAATGTCGCCCGGGATTCCCGATGGCGTGCATCTGCATATGCTCGTTTATAAGCGGCTTATGCGGTGGGCGGTGGGCTCGAGGACGGCGCGCGAATTGACGCGGCGCAATTCGCTGACGTCGCCGTATTTGTGGCTACTGTGCCTGATCGCGGTGATACCCGCCACACTCTTCTGGCGCCACACGCTGCATTTGTTCTGTTTCGTGGTGGTGTTCGCGGCGACGTACGTGTGGTTGTACATGAGCATCGTGCGATTCAAGGTGCCGCGCTGGCTGGTGGTCCGAAGGCACCGGTGA
- a CDS encoding integrase domain-containing protein, translated as MNFQLDYQLFIKNARLPQRLADELCELFARALSIAHDKTSGKSDEISISTQQYRVQVLVAGFRDLRKGGFAIMSPWNLGEKHIRYLINFWVNEKKHSQDAVKNRLTCWRALAAWMKKPQLVQMMNDYMGLSSERHRPDRAAEHKTIVPADVDVGAVFRRLCQRDRWVAMQIELQATFGLCAKESMLLRPLRCLRARGHLHVIDGTKDRQPRVVPIDAEWQYDVLIRAARLANPRTGFMIPDPWSLKEWYHHFYHILKTEGIGPGATVATVQGLRLAYLRMMSEQVTGLPALMMRQDYQPDPQLLHAAIEGLVEVAREGGGTKARASVSTFAYLGERSRPLSAEDAIAAIAAASGNKSEAAKSLKISRQALYRLLAKGNDRQAASQ; from the coding sequence GTGAACTTTCAACTGGACTATCAGCTGTTCATCAAAAACGCTAGGTTGCCGCAGCGGCTCGCGGACGAACTTTGCGAACTCTTCGCGCGCGCCCTGTCGATCGCGCATGACAAGACCAGCGGCAAATCGGACGAGATATCAATCTCGACGCAACAATATCGAGTTCAGGTTCTGGTAGCCGGATTCCGCGATCTTCGCAAAGGCGGATTCGCGATCATGTCGCCATGGAATCTTGGAGAAAAACATATCCGTTATCTCATCAACTTCTGGGTCAACGAGAAGAAGCACTCTCAGGACGCGGTCAAGAACAGGCTGACGTGTTGGCGCGCGCTCGCAGCGTGGATGAAGAAGCCTCAACTTGTGCAGATGATGAACGATTACATGGGTCTTTCCAGCGAACGGCACCGGCCGGACCGCGCGGCGGAGCACAAGACTATTGTGCCGGCCGACGTTGACGTTGGTGCAGTTTTCCGGCGACTTTGCCAGCGGGACCGATGGGTCGCCATGCAAATCGAACTTCAGGCGACCTTTGGACTGTGCGCCAAGGAGAGCATGCTGTTGCGTCCGTTGCGGTGCCTGCGCGCTAGAGGGCACCTCCATGTGATCGACGGCACCAAAGACAGACAGCCTCGAGTCGTTCCGATCGATGCCGAATGGCAATACGACGTTCTGATTCGTGCTGCGCGGCTCGCCAACCCCCGTACGGGGTTCATGATTCCGGACCCGTGGTCGCTGAAGGAGTGGTACCACCACTTCTACCACATCCTGAAGACGGAGGGGATAGGGCCCGGCGCCACGGTCGCCACGGTTCAAGGTCTGCGTCTCGCATACCTGCGGATGATGTCTGAGCAGGTGACTGGTCTTCCTGCACTTATGATGCGGCAAGATTACCAACCGGACCCGCAACTGCTCCACGCTGCGATCGAAGGGCTGGTCGAGGTGGCGCGAGAAGGCGGTGGGACGAAAGCAAGGGCTTCCGTGTCGACATTCGCTTACTTGGGCGAGCGATCGCGGCCTCTCTCGGCGGAGGACGCCATAGCGGCTATCGCTGCGGCAAGCGGGAACAAGTCAGAGGCAGCCAAAAGCCTCAAGATCTCCCGGCAGGCTCTGTACCGGTTACTGGCAAAGGGCAACGATCGGCAAGCCGCATCCCAGTAA
- a CDS encoding polysaccharide biosynthesis protein, with amino-acid sequence MLRSKASWLSFSAFLFDLAAVTGAWLVAYVIRFNGVVPAEFRDGALHALIWVLPVYGVMFRIFGLYRGMWVFASLPDLMRISKAVATGALLSMILAVMIQPVPIVPRSVLLVSPLFLFLAMGGSRALYRAAKEFYLYGGLVAQGKPVIVIGAGTAGAMLARELSRSSEWRLIGLLDDDVSKQGREIYGYKVLGPINKLPEIAETTKTEYAIIAIPSAPVEQQRRAATLCVRAGVRAMVLPALTDVGEGQASLSRVRHIDLEDLLGREPVHIDTPHVEALLHARVVMVTGAGGSIGSELCRQILRFKPAQLIAFDISEYAMYRLVEELHERFPGLSIVPVIGDAKDSLLLDHVMARYTPHIVYHAAAYKHVPLMEEQNAWQAVRNNVLGTYRVARAAIRHDVKRFVLISTDKAVNPTNVMGASKRLAEMACQALQQTSERTQFETVRFGNVLGSAGSVIPKFQQQIAKGGPVTVTHPEITRFFMTIPEASQLVLQASSMGHGGEIFILDMGEPMKIVDLARDLIRLYGFTEDQIRIEFTGLRPGEKLYEELLADEETTTRTPHAKLRIALARGVPDNLLDELLPWLMQHRVLTDDEVRRDLRRWVAEYQPTLSAPPLRSVPPPPGKRASM; translated from the coding sequence ATGCTCAGATCCAAAGCCAGCTGGCTGTCTTTCAGCGCTTTCCTTTTCGATCTTGCTGCTGTCACCGGCGCGTGGCTCGTCGCCTATGTGATCCGCTTCAATGGCGTCGTGCCCGCCGAGTTCCGCGACGGCGCGCTGCACGCGCTCATCTGGGTGTTGCCCGTCTACGGGGTGATGTTCCGCATTTTCGGCCTGTACCGCGGCATGTGGGTCTTCGCGAGCCTGCCCGACCTGATGCGCATCTCGAAGGCGGTCGCGACGGGCGCCTTGCTGTCGATGATTCTCGCGGTGATGATCCAGCCGGTGCCGATCGTGCCGCGCTCCGTGCTGCTCGTGTCGCCGCTGTTCCTGTTCCTCGCGATGGGTGGATCGCGAGCCCTGTATCGCGCGGCCAAGGAATTCTACCTGTATGGCGGCCTCGTCGCGCAGGGTAAGCCGGTCATCGTGATCGGCGCGGGCACGGCAGGCGCGATGCTCGCGCGGGAGCTGTCGCGCTCGAGCGAGTGGCGGCTGATCGGCCTGCTCGACGACGACGTCTCGAAGCAGGGCCGCGAGATTTACGGCTACAAGGTGCTCGGCCCTATCAACAAACTGCCCGAAATCGCCGAGACGACGAAGACCGAATACGCGATCATCGCGATTCCGTCGGCGCCCGTCGAGCAACAGCGCCGTGCAGCCACGCTGTGCGTGCGCGCCGGGGTGCGCGCAATGGTGCTGCCGGCGCTGACCGATGTCGGGGAAGGCCAGGCGTCGCTGTCGCGCGTGCGCCACATCGACCTCGAAGACCTGCTCGGCCGCGAGCCGGTCCATATCGACACGCCGCACGTCGAAGCGCTGCTGCACGCGCGCGTCGTGATGGTGACGGGCGCGGGCGGCTCGATTGGCTCGGAACTGTGCCGTCAGATCCTGCGTTTCAAGCCTGCGCAATTGATCGCCTTCGATATCTCCGAGTACGCGATGTACCGGCTCGTCGAGGAGTTGCACGAACGCTTCCCGGGGCTGTCCATCGTTCCCGTGATCGGCGACGCGAAGGATTCTCTGCTGCTCGATCACGTGATGGCCCGCTATACGCCGCACATCGTCTACCACGCAGCGGCCTACAAGCACGTTCCGCTGATGGAAGAGCAGAACGCGTGGCAGGCGGTGCGCAACAACGTACTCGGCACGTACCGCGTAGCGCGTGCGGCGATTCGTCATGACGTGAAGCGCTTCGTGCTGATCTCGACCGACAAGGCCGTCAATCCGACCAACGTGATGGGCGCGAGCAAGCGGCTCGCCGAGATGGCCTGTCAGGCGCTGCAGCAGACGAGCGAGCGAACGCAGTTCGAAACCGTGCGCTTCGGCAATGTGCTCGGCAGCGCGGGCAGCGTGATTCCGAAATTCCAGCAGCAGATCGCGAAGGGCGGGCCCGTTACTGTCACGCATCCGGAAATCACCCGCTTCTTCATGACGATTCCCGAGGCCTCGCAGCTCGTGCTGCAGGCGTCGAGCATGGGCCATGGCGGCGAGATCTTCATTCTCGACATGGGCGAGCCGATGAAGATCGTCGATCTCGCGCGCGACCTGATCCGGCTCTACGGCTTCACCGAAGACCAGATCCGCATCGAGTTCACGGGCTTGCGGCCGGGCGAGAAGCTGTACGAAGAACTGCTCGCCGACGAGGAAACGACCACGCGCACGCCGCATGCGAAGCTGCGTATCGCGTTGGCGCGCGGCGTCCCCGACAATCTGCTCGACGAGTTGCTGCCGTGGCTGATGCAGCATCGCGTGCTGACGGACGACGAAGTGCGGCGCGATCTGCGTCGCTGGGTTGCTGAATATCAGCCGACGCTCAGCGCGCCGCCGCTGCGCAGCGTACCGCCGCCTCCGGGCAAGCGGGCTTCGATGTAA